From one Syntrophales bacterium genomic stretch:
- a CDS encoding P22 phage major capsid protein family protein: MPNAIKTLSSGDITRKSLALLHNNLIFCKLINREYDNRFARSGAKNGGTLLIREPNQFTVRTGAVMDTQDIDESTQTLTLATQKGVDVNFSSAELTLSLDDFSDRILKPAMARLAADIDSTVLTGCAKSVYNIVYTTIGAAPDTVDVRSARAKLAKGLAPTNDRAMVMESLSMNAVAVDVPAWFQPGSEIAKAYDTGLMGRFGGFNFYETEMIPTIINGSRTDATPICNTTEASGITSGTATVTTTGAAGTVAVGDIFTIAGVYAVNPETKAVYEHLQQFVITAAHTNDASDVWAVSPTPISSGAKQNISVVSAGASKAVVFVAAGGSGEASTGYATNLGFQKGAFTMVTADLEMPKGVDFAAREVYDGISLRIVRNYDIVNDKFPCRIDVLFGYKAIRPEWAVRLPG; the protein is encoded by the coding sequence ATGCCTAATGCAATAAAAACTTTAAGTTCTGGAGATATAACGAGAAAATCTCTCGCCCTTCTCCACAACAATTTGATCTTCTGTAAGTTGATCAACAGAGAATATGACAACAGATTTGCAAGATCAGGTGCCAAGAATGGTGGAACCCTTTTAATCAGGGAACCGAATCAATTTACCGTGCGAACAGGTGCGGTAATGGACACTCAGGACATAGACGAGTCCACGCAGACGCTTACATTGGCTACACAGAAAGGCGTGGATGTCAACTTCAGTTCTGCTGAACTCACACTTTCCCTGGATGATTTTTCAGACAGAATCCTGAAACCAGCCATGGCAAGACTGGCAGCGGATATTGACAGCACCGTTCTCACAGGATGCGCTAAATCTGTGTACAACATTGTTTACACGACAATCGGTGCTGCGCCTGACACGGTAGATGTACGTTCAGCAAGGGCGAAGTTAGCCAAAGGGCTTGCCCCGACCAACGATAGGGCAATGGTAATGGAATCCCTCAGTATGAATGCGGTAGCCGTGGATGTACCGGCATGGTTTCAGCCTGGATCAGAAATTGCGAAGGCATACGATACAGGTTTGATGGGACGTTTCGGCGGATTTAATTTCTACGAGACGGAAATGATTCCGACCATTATCAATGGGTCAAGAACCGATGCGACCCCGATTTGCAATACTACCGAAGCCTCGGGTATTACGAGCGGGACAGCAACCGTAACGACAACTGGAGCAGCGGGGACAGTAGCGGTTGGTGATATTTTCACGATTGCTGGCGTTTATGCAGTCAATCCTGAAACAAAGGCAGTATATGAGCATCTTCAGCAGTTCGTTATTACTGCGGCGCATACCAACGATGCATCGGATGTATGGGCAGTAAGTCCTACACCTATTTCCTCGGGTGCGAAGCAGAACATTTCGGTAGTTTCTGCCGGTGCAAGTAAGGCGGTTGTTTTTGTCGCGGCTGGTGGTTCTGGAGAAGCTTCTACGGGATATGCAACTAATCTGGGATTCCAGAAAGGTGCATTTACAATGGTAACGGCTGACCTTGAAATGCCTAAAGGTGTTGATTTCGCCGCAAGAGAAGTCTATGACGGTATCTCACTGAGAATTGTCAGGAATTATGACATCGTTAACGACAAATTTCCTTGCCGAATTGATGTCCTCTTTGGCTACAAAGCCATAAGGCCAGAATGGGCGGTTCGACTCCCAGGGTGA